In Promicromonospora sp. Populi, one genomic interval encodes:
- a CDS encoding VOC family protein, producing the protein MCSGHGFHIDIRVAGEPPWDWLQRADLIRAKVAELEGAGATRVREEEYTDERGSVLGHVVMLDPEGNEFCVA; encoded by the coding sequence ATATGCTCGGGGCATGGCTTCCACATCGACATCCGGGTTGCCGGCGAACCGCCGTGGGACTGGCTCCAGCGGGCCGATCTGATCCGTGCGAAGGTCGCGGAGCTCGAGGGTGCGGGAGCGACCAGGGTGCGTGAGGAGGAGTACACCGACGAACGTGGCTCAGTTCTTGGCCACGTCGTGATGCTCGACCCCGAGGGCAACGAGTTCTGTGTTGCTTGA
- the hrpB gene encoding ATP-dependent helicase HrpB, whose product MVSQGVLLPDPSVPGAALPVRAVLPATVDAVRSRGTAVLVAPPGSGKTSLLPLALADALEGTIIVAEPRRMATRAAATRLAMLVGEPLGQRIGYAMRGERAGGKGLRVEVVTTGLLVRRLQQDPELPGVAAIVIDECHERHLDADLLLALCLDIRANLREDLAIVATSATADTVRLSRALGTDVPAPVITASAALFDVAIEWAPPPVPAPLLPGGRVDPRLLDHVAAVVQRALAENEGDILVFVPGEAEINGVARRLAGQNVLPLFGRQSRAEQDRALAPSATRRIVVTTSVAESSLTVPGVRVVVDSGLAREPRTDQSRGLGALVTCRVSRSSADQRAGRAGREAPGRVYRCWSATDHGRLDAHAAPEIAIADLAGFALDLAAWGAPAGAGLTLLEAPPAVAMTAAIKLLRSIDAVDDDGRITERGRRMAAIGAHPRLARALLDGTPRVGADRAREVVALLSDDSGRGSGDDLPARWRALRRGEDRGATARWREETKRLGRGATGDTSGGSAARRVPDDLAAGIVVGLAYPDRIARARGTDSTTYQMSGGTGAALDPQSPLRTSTWLAIAVADRAPGRADARIRSAAPIDEQTARDIAGGLVSTTDQIRWDDGRIVTRRVEALGAIVLGDVPLAKPDPLLVQAAVRDGIRRSGLSVLRWSEAALALRERLAFCHAHLGAPWPAVDDEALLADLDEWLGTELASVRGSRDLAHIDVASALRRLLPWPAAARFGELAPERLQVPSGSEVRLGYDGVEPPVLAVKLQEVFGWTATPAVADGRVPVVLHLLSPARRPVAITSDLASFWKQGYPQVRADLRARYPRHPWPEDPLTAVPTKRVKPRQ is encoded by the coding sequence ATGGTCAGTCAGGGCGTGCTGCTCCCTGACCCGTCGGTGCCAGGGGCGGCCCTGCCTGTCCGGGCGGTTCTGCCTGCCACCGTCGACGCGGTGCGGTCGCGCGGTACCGCAGTGCTCGTCGCGCCGCCCGGGTCGGGGAAGACCTCGCTGCTGCCGCTCGCGCTGGCCGACGCGTTGGAGGGCACGATCATCGTCGCCGAGCCGCGCCGGATGGCGACCCGCGCGGCCGCGACCCGGCTGGCGATGCTGGTCGGCGAACCGCTGGGGCAGCGGATCGGCTACGCGATGCGCGGGGAACGCGCCGGCGGCAAGGGGCTCCGCGTCGAGGTGGTCACCACAGGGCTCCTCGTACGGCGTCTGCAGCAGGATCCGGAACTCCCGGGTGTCGCCGCGATCGTGATCGACGAGTGCCACGAGCGGCACCTCGATGCCGACCTGCTGCTCGCGCTCTGCCTCGACATCCGGGCGAATCTTCGGGAAGACCTGGCGATCGTGGCGACCTCGGCCACTGCGGACACGGTCAGGCTGAGCCGCGCACTGGGCACGGACGTTCCGGCACCCGTGATCACCGCGTCCGCCGCGCTGTTCGACGTGGCGATCGAGTGGGCCCCACCGCCGGTCCCGGCGCCGCTGCTGCCCGGCGGGCGGGTCGACCCGCGCCTGCTGGATCACGTCGCCGCCGTCGTCCAGCGTGCACTCGCCGAGAACGAGGGCGACATCCTCGTGTTCGTGCCGGGGGAGGCCGAGATCAACGGGGTGGCTCGCCGGCTGGCCGGGCAGAACGTCCTGCCGTTGTTCGGCCGGCAGTCCAGGGCTGAACAGGACCGCGCGCTGGCGCCGTCCGCCACCCGACGGATCGTGGTCACGACGTCGGTCGCGGAGAGCTCGCTGACCGTGCCCGGGGTGCGGGTCGTGGTCGACTCGGGTCTTGCCCGGGAGCCGCGGACCGACCAGTCCCGCGGCCTCGGTGCGCTGGTCACCTGCCGGGTCTCAAGATCCTCGGCCGACCAGCGAGCGGGTCGCGCCGGGCGGGAGGCGCCAGGCCGGGTCTATCGGTGCTGGTCTGCGACCGACCACGGGCGTCTTGACGCTCATGCGGCGCCGGAGATCGCCATCGCCGACCTGGCAGGCTTCGCCCTCGACCTCGCAGCGTGGGGTGCGCCCGCTGGTGCCGGTCTGACCCTGCTCGAGGCGCCGCCGGCGGTGGCGATGACCGCGGCCATCAAGCTGCTGCGCAGCATCGATGCAGTTGACGACGACGGCCGGATCACCGAACGGGGCCGGCGGATGGCGGCGATCGGGGCGCATCCTCGCCTTGCTCGTGCGTTGCTGGACGGGACGCCGCGGGTCGGCGCCGACCGGGCACGCGAGGTCGTCGCGCTGCTCTCGGACGACTCCGGCCGCGGCTCCGGCGATGACCTGCCGGCCCGCTGGCGAGCGCTTCGCCGCGGCGAGGACCGCGGAGCCACTGCTCGCTGGCGAGAAGAGACGAAGCGCCTCGGCCGTGGCGCAACCGGCGACACATCGGGCGGGTCAGCGGCGCGCCGAGTGCCGGACGATCTCGCCGCTGGGATCGTGGTGGGGCTGGCGTATCCGGACCGGATCGCGCGGGCTAGGGGGACCGACTCGACGACGTACCAGATGTCCGGTGGCACGGGCGCCGCGCTGGATCCGCAGTCGCCGTTGCGGACCAGTACCTGGCTGGCGATCGCGGTTGCTGACCGGGCACCCGGTCGCGCCGACGCCAGGATCCGTTCCGCGGCGCCGATCGACGAGCAGACGGCGCGAGACATCGCAGGCGGCCTGGTCTCGACCACCGACCAGATCCGCTGGGACGACGGCCGGATCGTGACGCGGCGCGTCGAGGCGCTGGGCGCGATCGTGCTGGGCGATGTCCCGCTGGCCAAGCCTGACCCGCTGCTCGTCCAAGCCGCCGTCCGCGACGGCATCCGGCGCAGCGGCCTGTCCGTGCTGCGCTGGTCGGAGGCCGCACTCGCCCTGCGAGAGCGGCTCGCGTTCTGCCACGCCCACCTCGGCGCCCCGTGGCCCGCGGTCGACGACGAAGCACTGCTGGCCGATCTTGACGAGTGGCTGGGTACCGAGCTCGCGTCGGTGCGCGGCTCCCGCGATCTTGCCCACATCGACGTGGCCTCGGCGCTCCGGCGACTGCTGCCGTGGCCCGCGGCAGCCCGGTTCGGTGAGCTCGCACCCGAACGGCTCCAGGTCCCGTCGGGCTCCGAGGTTCGGCTCGGATACGACGGCGTCGAGCCGCCGGTCCTCGCAGTAAAGCTGCAGGAGGTGTTCGGCTGGACCGCCACGCCGGCCGTCGCGGACGGTCGTGTCCCCGTCGTCTTGCACCTGCTGTCGCCCGCCCGACGCCCGGTCGCGATCACGAGCGATCTCGCCTCCTTCTGGAAGCAGGGTTATCCCCAGGTCCGAGCCGACCTGCGCGCCCGCTACCCCCGCCATCCGTGGCCGGAAGATCCACTCACCGCCGTCCCGACCAAACGGGTAAAGCCCCGTCAGTAA
- a CDS encoding PIN domain nuclease, translating to MATRYLIDKSAFARYSKPAARDVLQPLHQAGRLAICGAVELEVMHSARSKSDAERIRDGLRGFDWLPTPDEVWDRAAEVQAQLVGAGNWRALSVADLVIAAVAERHQASVLHYDGDFDMIAAVTGQPTQWVVPPGSAD from the coding sequence GTGGCGACGCGCTACCTGATCGACAAGTCCGCGTTCGCCCGCTACTCGAAGCCCGCAGCCCGGGATGTGCTCCAACCGCTGCATCAGGCCGGACGCCTGGCGATCTGCGGTGCTGTCGAGCTGGAGGTCATGCACTCTGCCCGGTCGAAAAGCGACGCGGAACGGATCCGCGACGGGCTGCGAGGCTTTGACTGGCTGCCCACTCCGGACGAGGTCTGGGATCGTGCCGCCGAGGTGCAGGCACAGCTGGTTGGCGCAGGGAACTGGCGGGCCTTGTCGGTGGCAGATCTCGTGATCGCAGCGGTCGCCGAGCGGCACCAGGCCTCAGTCCTGCACTACGACGGTGACTTCGACATGATCGCCGCCGTCACCGGTCAGCCCACCCAATGGGTGGTCCCGCCGGGCTCTGCGGACTAG
- a CDS encoding type II toxin-antitoxin system VapB family antitoxin produces MTRTVIDMDDEKLAAAAEIFGTTTKVATVNAALEDAIKRRKREQFFDWLDEGGLPDLTGPIQRADGNAQGAA; encoded by the coding sequence ATGACTCGTACCGTGATCGACATGGACGACGAGAAGCTCGCCGCGGCGGCGGAGATTTTCGGGACGACGACGAAGGTTGCGACGGTGAATGCGGCCCTGGAGGACGCGATCAAGCGGCGCAAGCGGGAGCAGTTCTTCGACTGGCTGGACGAGGGTGGCCTCCCGGACCTGACCGGGCCGATCCAGCGGGCCGACGGCAACGCCCAGGGCGCCGCCTGA
- a CDS encoding class I SAM-dependent methyltransferase produces the protein MNADHYDGFADSYDAENVDSLLNAYYNRPALVRLAGDVTGRRILDAGCGAGPITAELQARGAVMTGFDGSPAMIDLARQRLGNDVPLRVADLGQPLPYADDRFDDVIASLVLHYLKDWSAPLAEIRRILKPGGRLILSVNHPFVHAFSYPTEDNFALRQYSEEFEFAGTKATLTFWNRPLHAMTDAFTAAGFRIAVVSEPPPAPDTPRDLLPPRLAAGERSAFFAFLFFVLEAA, from the coding sequence ATGAACGCGGATCACTACGACGGCTTCGCCGACAGCTACGACGCCGAGAACGTGGACAGCCTGCTCAACGCCTACTACAACCGGCCCGCTCTGGTCCGCCTGGCTGGCGACGTCACGGGGCGACGGATACTCGACGCGGGGTGCGGTGCCGGACCGATCACCGCGGAACTGCAGGCCAGAGGCGCGGTGATGACCGGGTTCGACGGCAGCCCCGCGATGATCGACCTGGCACGACAACGGCTCGGCAACGACGTGCCGCTGCGCGTCGCCGACCTCGGGCAGCCTCTGCCGTACGCGGACGACAGGTTCGACGACGTCATCGCCTCCCTCGTGCTGCACTACCTCAAGGACTGGTCCGCACCGCTCGCAGAGATCCGGCGGATCCTCAAGCCGGGTGGGCGGCTCATCCTGTCCGTCAACCATCCCTTCGTCCACGCGTTCAGCTACCCGACGGAGGACAACTTCGCGCTGAGGCAGTACTCGGAAGAGTTCGAGTTCGCCGGCACGAAGGCGACCCTCACGTTCTGGAACAGGCCTCTGCACGCGATGACCGACGCTTTCACCGCCGCGGGCTTCCGCATCGCCGTCGTGAGCGAACCCCCGCCCGCCCCGGACACGCCACGCGACCTCCTCCCGCCCCGCCTCGCGGCGGGCGAGCGGAGCGCCTTCTTCGCGTTCCTCTTCTTCGTCCTCGAAGCGGCCTGA
- a CDS encoding SDR family NAD(P)-dependent oxidoreductase produces the protein MPTNAGIDPDELATTLRVLGRLKDLDPNHPDVQTVKRATGYMWKLLKKSRKAAVREEIQAHDRSVIEQTATGSAARIDDETAGIPLVSNAPGAFAGELRTARGCYICKTDYTLVDSFYHWLCPDCAAKSHARRDQRTDLTGRRALLTGGRAKIGMYIALRLLRDGAHLTITTRFPKDAVRRFSAMPDAADWLHRLKIVGIDLRDPTQVIALADDVAAAGPLDILVNNACQTVRRSPGSYSQLVTGESSPVAPLPHGLVAPEMVTFDHISEAHPAAIAGALTALSVAHHEGQSQDDAVAMHTAASLTALALRAGSASLDAHLAGTAVDAGGLLPDLQTTNSWTQVVDEVDPLELLEVQLCNAIAPFLLISRLRPAMRAATSKARRGYVVNVSAMEGQFSRRYKGAGHPHTNMAKAALNMLTRTSAAEMFEKDRVLMTAVDTGWITDERPHQEKLRLAAEGWHAPLDLVDGAARVYDPIVQGEAGTDLYGCFLKDYEPSPW, from the coding sequence GTGCCAACGAACGCGGGGATCGACCCGGACGAGCTCGCCACGACCCTTCGGGTGCTGGGCCGGCTCAAGGACCTCGACCCCAACCATCCCGATGTCCAGACGGTCAAACGGGCGACCGGTTACATGTGGAAGCTGCTCAAGAAATCCCGCAAGGCAGCGGTCCGTGAGGAGATCCAGGCGCACGACCGGAGCGTCATCGAGCAGACGGCGACCGGTTCGGCGGCGCGGATCGACGACGAGACCGCCGGCATCCCGCTGGTCTCGAACGCGCCGGGGGCGTTCGCCGGGGAGCTGCGCACCGCCCGCGGCTGCTACATCTGCAAGACGGACTACACGCTGGTCGACTCGTTCTATCACTGGCTGTGCCCGGACTGTGCCGCGAAGAGCCACGCGCGGCGCGACCAGCGCACGGACCTGACCGGCCGCCGCGCCCTGCTCACCGGGGGCCGGGCGAAGATCGGCATGTACATCGCGTTACGTCTGCTGCGCGACGGCGCTCACCTCACCATCACCACCCGCTTCCCGAAGGACGCGGTGCGCCGCTTCTCGGCGATGCCCGACGCCGCGGACTGGCTGCACCGGCTCAAGATCGTCGGGATCGACCTGCGCGATCCCACCCAGGTGATCGCCCTGGCCGACGACGTCGCCGCGGCGGGCCCGCTGGACATCCTGGTCAACAACGCCTGCCAGACGGTCCGCCGGTCCCCGGGGTCCTACTCGCAGCTCGTCACGGGCGAGTCGTCGCCGGTCGCCCCGCTTCCCCACGGGCTGGTAGCGCCAGAGATGGTCACGTTCGATCACATCTCGGAGGCGCACCCTGCTGCGATCGCGGGGGCGCTGACCGCCCTGTCGGTCGCCCACCACGAGGGGCAGTCGCAGGACGACGCCGTCGCCATGCACACCGCGGCGTCCCTGACGGCGCTGGCGCTCCGGGCGGGCTCGGCCTCCCTGGATGCCCACCTGGCCGGCACGGCCGTCGATGCCGGCGGGCTGCTCCCCGACCTGCAGACGACCAACTCGTGGACCCAGGTCGTGGACGAGGTCGACCCGCTGGAGCTCCTGGAGGTCCAGCTCTGCAACGCGATCGCGCCGTTCCTGCTCATCTCCCGGCTGCGGCCCGCGATGCGGGCCGCGACGTCCAAGGCGCGACGCGGGTACGTCGTCAACGTCTCGGCGATGGAGGGGCAGTTCTCCCGACGTTACAAGGGCGCGGGACACCCGCACACCAACATGGCCAAGGCCGCCCTCAACATGCTGACCCGGACCTCCGCCGCGGAGATGTTCGAGAAGGACCGGGTCCTGATGACCGCGGTGGACACCGGGTGGATCACGGACGAGCGCCCGCACCAGGAGAAGCTGCGCCTCGCCGCCGAGGGCTGGCACGCGCCCCTCGACCTGGTCGACGGCGCCGCCCGCGTCTACGACCCGATCGTCCAGGGCGAGGCCGGGACCGACCTGTACGGCTGCTTCCTCAAGGACTACGAGCCGTCGCCCTGGTAG
- a CDS encoding ATP-binding protein, with product MLLQGETPVLLDEWQAHPPLWNLVRRAVDDRQAKGQFILTGSATPDDDARRHTGAGRFAVIQMRPMSLYETGHSTGQVSLAAMFDGEAPRAFDPDWTPTSARERIAERVAIGGWPVNVGLNTADALLTNRDYLDVVRRYDIQRATGSGKDPEVALRVMRSFARGVSTPMSEVTIAKDLREGEAPERGPDATSRDAVSTHLDALRRLRLVEDQPAWGPSMRSARRLQASPKRHFVDPSLAVAALQVGVEPLATDVKTLGMLFESLAVRDLRVYSQPLGGRVSYYRDYDKLEVDAIVELHDGRWGAFEIKLGTATNVIDTAATNLKKMAALVDDNRCAFLAVLTNGGMATRRPDGVDVVPLRMLAP from the coding sequence ATGTTGCTGCAGGGCGAGACCCCGGTCCTGCTGGACGAATGGCAGGCGCACCCTCCGTTGTGGAACCTCGTGCGCCGAGCCGTCGACGACCGCCAGGCAAAGGGACAGTTCATCCTTACCGGTTCGGCCACGCCCGACGACGACGCCCGCCGACACACGGGAGCGGGACGGTTCGCCGTCATACAGATGCGCCCCATGAGCCTGTACGAGACCGGGCACTCGACCGGGCAGGTCTCGCTCGCCGCGATGTTCGACGGCGAAGCGCCCCGCGCCTTCGACCCGGACTGGACCCCGACAAGCGCACGCGAGCGGATCGCCGAACGTGTCGCCATCGGCGGCTGGCCGGTCAACGTCGGCCTCAACACCGCCGACGCACTGCTGACCAACCGGGACTACCTGGACGTGGTGCGCCGCTACGACATCCAGAGAGCCACCGGAAGCGGCAAGGACCCCGAGGTGGCCCTCCGCGTGATGCGCTCGTTCGCCCGAGGCGTCTCGACCCCGATGAGCGAAGTCACTATCGCCAAGGACCTCCGCGAAGGTGAGGCGCCGGAAAGAGGACCCGACGCGACCAGCCGGGACGCGGTCAGTACCCACCTGGACGCCCTGCGCCGTCTGCGACTGGTCGAGGACCAGCCCGCGTGGGGGCCGAGCATGCGCTCCGCGCGCCGCCTGCAGGCCTCTCCGAAGCGGCACTTCGTCGACCCGTCGCTGGCCGTTGCCGCGCTCCAGGTCGGGGTGGAACCCCTGGCCACCGACGTCAAGACACTCGGGATGCTGTTCGAGTCCCTGGCAGTGCGCGACCTGCGCGTGTACAGCCAGCCGCTGGGAGGGCGCGTGTCGTACTACCGCGACTACGACAAGCTCGAGGTGGACGCCATCGTGGAACTCCACGACGGCCGCTGGGGAGCATTCGAGATCAAGCTCGGCACAGCGACGAACGTCATCGACACCGCCGCGACGAACCTGAAGAAGATGGCCGCACTCGTCGATGACAACCGGTGCGCCTTCCTCGCGGTACTGACCAACGGGGGCATGGCAACCCGACGACCGGACGGAGTTGACGTCGTCCCGCTGCGCATGCTCGCACCGTGA